A window of the Lactuca sativa cultivar Salinas chromosome 5, Lsat_Salinas_v11, whole genome shotgun sequence genome harbors these coding sequences:
- the LOC111878724 gene encoding KH domain-containing protein SPIN1, producing MSNLYGQNFKSSPASAHSSTHIWANIDGGSSYLERLLEEKEKVAFYVQDIPICNKLLNQEILKISEMISNHGYNDFERLQFGSPNRLNHNLSHWDINYPLQHQTTLQGPPIGHGQSSLLTKKLVRLDVPVDRFPGFNFVGRLLGPRGNSLKRIEALTGCRLFIRGRGSMKDPNKEERLRGRPDHGHLNEPLHILIEAESPENVVDLTLKQAQEIIQELLKPVTYSKDLYKRQQLRELATLKSLFGEDTSKPSSSKSTRRCGTMKRATTARKGTM from the exons ATGTCAAACTTATATGGTCAGAACTTCAAATCCTCGCCTGCTAGTGCCCATTCTTCTACACACATTTGGGCTAATATAGATGGTGGGAG CTCATATCTGGAAAGGTTgttagaagagaaggagaaggtgGCTTTCTATGTACAAGACATTCCTATTTGCAATAAATTGTTGAATCAAG AGATACTGAAGATTTCTGAGATGATATCCAACCATGGTTATAATGACTTTGAAAGACTACAGTTTGGAAGCCCTAATCGTTTGAATCATAATTTAAGTCATTGGGATATAAATTATCCTCTTCAACATCAG ACAACACTACAAGGACCTCCAATTGGTCATGGCCAAAGTTCCTTACTTACAAAGAAGTTGGTACGCCTGGATGTGCCTGTTGATAGATTTCCTGGT TTCAACTTTGTGGGAAGGCTCCTTGGTCCTAGAGGCAATTCCTTGAAGCGAATAGAAGCTCTCACAGGATGTCGTCTCTTCATCAGAGGAAGGGGTTCCATGAAAGACCCTAACAAG GAGGAGCGTTTGAGGGGAAGACCCGACCATGGACACCTTAATGAACCACTTCATATACTGATCGAGGCAGAATCACCTGAAAATGTtgttgatttaacactcaaaCAAGCACAGGAAATCATCCAAGAATTGCTCAAACCTGTG ACTTATTCTAAGGATCTATACAAAAGACAACAGTTACGAGAACTGGCTACACTGAAGTCCCTCTTTGGAGAAGACACCTCTAAGCCCAGTAGTAGTAAATCTACACGCAGGTGTGGCACAATGAAGCGTGCCACAACCGCTAGGAAAGGGACTATGTAG
- the LOC111878760 gene encoding cytochrome b-c1 complex subunit 8-2, mitochondrial — MGKIPVKIKSVVYGLSPFQQKVMPGLWKDFTGKVTHKVTDNWLNTILLVGPVVGVYTYVQSYQEREKMHHRF; from the exons ATGGGGAAGATTCCGGTGAAGATCAAGTCGGTTGTGTACGGTTTGTCACCGTTCCAGCAGAAGGTGATGCCTGGTCTCTGGAAGGACTTCACCGGTAAGGTTACACACAAGGTCACCGATAACTGGCTCAATACCATCCTCCTCGTCGGTCCTGTCGTCGGCGTTTACAC GTATGTTCAGAGTTACCAGGAAAGAGAGAAAATGCACCATAGGTTCTAA